A section of the Methanococcus vannielii SB genome encodes:
- a CDS encoding XTP/dITP diphosphatase, which translates to MKIYFATGNQNKVNEANIILKGLEGYELEHLKIPYAEIQGTLEEVSKVGVKEIYNKIKKPVIVEDSGFFIESLNGFPGTYSKYVQETLGNEKILKLLKDEENRKAYFKTIIGYFDGIDLKLFRGEIFGSVSKEIKTSGFGFAYDSIFIPEGQNKTFAEMTTKEKSDISHRKLAFYKFKSYLESKVK; encoded by the coding sequence ATGAAGATTTATTTTGCAACTGGAAACCAGAACAAAGTAAATGAGGCCAATATTATTCTAAAAGGCCTTGAAGGTTACGAATTAGAACATTTGAAAATTCCATATGCTGAAATTCAAGGCACTCTTGAAGAAGTTTCTAAAGTTGGAGTAAAAGAAATATATAATAAAATTAAAAAACCCGTAATTGTAGAAGATAGTGGTTTTTTTATAGAATCATTAAACGGATTTCCTGGAACATACTCAAAGTACGTTCAGGAAACACTTGGAAATGAAAAAATTTTAAAACTCCTAAAAGACGAAGAAAACCGAAAAGCATATTTTAAAACTATAATTGGTTATTTTGACGGTATAGATTTAAAATTATTCAGGGGTGAAATTTTTGGAAGCGTTTCTAAGGAGATAAAAACTTCTGGTTTTGGATTTGCATATGACAGCATATTTATCCCAGAAGGGCAGAATAAAACTTTTGCAGAAATGACTACAAAAGAAAAAAGTGATATTTCACACAGAAAACTTGCATTTTACAAATTTAAAAGTTATTTAGAATCAAAAGTAAAATAG
- the glyS gene encoding glycine--tRNA ligase has translation MDKYDKIIDLTKRRGFLWNSFEIYGGIAGFFDYGPLGAILKSSVINTWRKHYIINEGFYEIDSPTVNPYEVLKASGHVENFTDPLVECKSCLESFRADHIIEENIEVDTEGKTLNELQEMIEKNNIKCPKCGGEFKEVNTFNLMFATSIGPGGKRAAFMRPETAQGIFIQFKRISQFFRNKLPYGAVQIGKAYRNEISPRQGVIRLREFTQAEAEFFIDSRKKENFEKFESVKDLILPLLPGKNQENESLSSEEKIVRMSLGDAVKNKIIAHEAIAYYIAVTKKFLMDIGIDETKLRFRQHLPNEMAHYAADCWDAELYTDRYGWIECVGIADRTDYDLRAHMKNSGEDLSVFVEFDESKEIEVYEIELNYKLVGKTFKGDAKILEESLKELSNDKMEELIKTLKNNEKYILKTCKRDFEVLNEYLTVKKVKKNVTGEKIVPHVIEPSYGIDRITYCVIEHAFKEEDDRTLLAFVNTVSPVKVGVFPLVNKEGMDEIAENLKNKFRKNGIIAEYDDSGAIGRRYMRMDEIGTPFCVTVDGETLKDNTVTIRERDSREQFRIPLDGVVDYIKEKL, from the coding sequence ATGGATAAATACGATAAAATAATAGATTTAACTAAAAGAAGGGGTTTTTTATGGAACTCTTTTGAAATATATGGTGGCATCGCAGGATTTTTTGATTACGGGCCACTTGGTGCAATTTTAAAAAGTAGCGTGATAAACACGTGGAGAAAACATTATATCATTAACGAAGGGTTTTATGAAATTGATAGCCCCACAGTAAACCCTTACGAAGTTTTAAAGGCATCCGGCCACGTTGAAAACTTCACAGACCCGCTCGTTGAATGTAAGTCATGTTTAGAATCATTTAGGGCTGATCATATTATTGAGGAAAATATAGAAGTTGATACAGAAGGTAAAACCTTAAACGAACTCCAAGAAATGATTGAAAAGAATAATATAAAATGTCCAAAATGCGGTGGGGAATTTAAAGAAGTAAATACGTTTAATTTAATGTTTGCAACGTCAATTGGCCCAGGCGGAAAAAGAGCGGCATTTATGCGGCCCGAAACTGCACAAGGCATATTTATCCAATTTAAAAGAATAAGCCAATTTTTTAGAAATAAACTTCCATATGGTGCTGTTCAAATTGGTAAGGCATACAGAAACGAAATTTCGCCAAGACAGGGCGTGATAAGGTTAAGAGAGTTTACCCAAGCTGAAGCAGAATTTTTTATTGATTCAAGGAAAAAAGAGAATTTTGAAAAATTTGAAAGCGTAAAAGACTTGATTTTACCATTGCTTCCAGGTAAAAACCAAGAGAACGAATCCTTAAGTTCTGAAGAAAAAATCGTTAGAATGAGCTTAGGTGATGCAGTTAAAAATAAAATAATCGCTCACGAAGCAATTGCATACTACATTGCAGTTACTAAAAAGTTCTTGATGGACATTGGAATTGACGAAACAAAATTAAGGTTCAGGCAGCACCTTCCAAATGAAATGGCCCATTATGCAGCGGATTGCTGGGATGCAGAATTATATACTGACAGATACGGCTGGATAGAGTGTGTAGGTATTGCTGACAGGACTGATTACGACTTAAGAGCACACATGAAAAACAGTGGTGAAGATTTATCCGTATTTGTTGAATTTGATGAATCAAAGGAAATTGAAGTTTATGAAATTGAATTAAACTATAAATTAGTTGGTAAGACGTTTAAAGGGGACGCTAAAATATTAGAAGAATCCTTAAAAGAACTTTCAAATGACAAAATGGAAGAATTAATTAAAACACTCAAAAATAATGAAAAGTATATTTTAAAAACGTGTAAAAGAGATTTTGAAGTGTTAAATGAGTACTTGACTGTTAAAAAGGTTAAAAAGAATGTTACGGGGGAAAAAATAGTTCCACATGTAATTGAACCTTCATACGGTATTGATAGAATTACTTACTGCGTAATTGAACATGCTTTTAAAGAGGAAGACGATAGAACCCTTCTTGCTTTTGTAAACACCGTTTCACCAGTAAAGGTCGGTGTTTTCCCACTCGTTAATAAAGAAGGAATGGACGAAATTGCAGAAAATTTAAAGAACAAATTTAGAAAAAACGGGATAATTGCAGAATATGACGACAGTGGTGCAATTGGACGGAGATACATGCGAATGGACGAAATTGGAACCCCTTTCTGCGTAACGGTTGATGGGGAAACTTTAAAGGATAATACTGTAACCATTAGGGAAAGAGATTCAAGAGAACAGTTTAGAATTCCGTTAGACGGTGTTGTTGATTATATTAAAGAAAAACTCTAA
- a CDS encoding triphosphoribosyl-dephospho-CoA synthase — translation MKPFEIMKASQIACCFEVGSFKPGNVHKNRDYDDIKYHHFISSGIAFGDVVHDACMHQNNIGNYIKKAVIESKRWSPTNANLGIIMLHLPISIAASKIGEFDENLLKKETKLITKSTSVYDAISVYDAIEIALAFVDSPKEGPDLKNKNAKQELINKNLTLYDVFKISSSWDNISKEWTENFKISYKGYNLIKEYYEELNNINLSVTKTFINLLSEYPDTLIARKKGIDISKMVSEKAKGVLNDFTKENVIDFDKFLSKDGNKLNPGTTADLIASSLLIFLLDRISSEKTIIY, via the coding sequence ATGAAACCGTTTGAAATCATGAAAGCATCTCAAATTGCTTGCTGTTTTGAAGTAGGAAGTTTTAAACCTGGAAACGTCCATAAAAACAGGGATTACGACGATATAAAATATCACCATTTTATAAGTTCAGGAATTGCATTTGGAGATGTAGTCCATGATGCATGTATGCATCAAAACAATATTGGAAATTACATTAAAAAAGCAGTTATTGAATCAAAACGATGGTCTCCAACTAACGCTAATCTTGGAATAATAATGCTTCACTTGCCAATTTCAATTGCCGCATCAAAAATAGGCGAATTTGACGAAAATTTACTTAAAAAAGAAACGAAATTGATTACAAAGTCGACTTCAGTTTATGATGCCATTTCAGTTTATGATGCAATTGAAATTGCACTTGCATTTGTCGATTCACCAAAGGAAGGCCCTGACTTAAAAAATAAAAATGCCAAACAAGAATTAATTAATAAAAATCTAACACTTTATGATGTATTTAAAATATCTTCCTCTTGGGATAATATTTCAAAGGAATGGACAGAAAATTTTAAAATATCATATAAAGGTTATAATTTGATAAAAGAGTACTATGAAGAACTAAATAATATCAATCTTTCAGTAACTAAGACATTTATAAACTTACTTTCAGAATATCCTGACACACTAATTGCAAGAAAAAAAGGAATAGACATTTCAAAAATGGTTTCAGAAAAAGCTAAAGGGGTTTTAAATGACTTTACAAAAGAAAATGTAATTGATTTCGATAAATTTTTATCTAAAGATGGCAATAAGTTAAATCCGGGAACTACCGCAGATTTAATAGCATCGTCCCTTTTAATATTTTTACTCGATAGAATAAGTAGCGAAAAAACGATAATTTATTAA